From the genome of Clavelina lepadiformis chromosome 2, kaClaLepa1.1, whole genome shotgun sequence:
ATTGCCAATTGCGTTTCTGGCTAACTGTTTAccgaaataactttttttcaaattcgATAACCGCCAGCTGGTGAAATAGATGCTTCTTAACAAAGTTAAATGTAATGATAAACTGACcttaatcttttttaaaatttaaatctaacttcaattaaattcaTAAGGCCTATAATCTAAATCGACTTTTTGCGTACCACCTAACCgcctatttttaacaaaaggtTTCGTGACCcactttcggtgaaatagtccCTCTCTGTATTTTACATAGGATAAATCAATTAAATCAATCACAAAACTGGATTATATGGACCACGTCCACGTATCTGTCCATGGGAACAGACAGACTAGCTTGTGGATAAGGCCGTTGCCATAAATGTATCGTAGATAGCCATATCATCCGAAAGTACGGCGCTTGTCTTTTGTTTAGAATCGAAACTCCCCTCGATACTTTGGATCACGACCGTAATGTTGGGCACTGCAGAAATTTTGACAAGCCTGGTCTCCTATCAACACTGTCACAGTTGAAGTCTCCAGCGTACTGAGTGGAGGTGAAGAGAACTAGGACAACGACGACAACCGGAAATTGGCGAGGCTCGCTATTTGAAATGGGCTGGGTTCAAGGCAATGTACAGGTCACAACTGCTGTTGTACATTTAGGCATAAATGATGCTTTGCTCGAACAAGTAGGATTCCCTTGCCGCTTGCTAATGAACGCTCTGAGTATAGAAGTAACTTTAGTTTGCATATTTCCCAAACACCAATAAGTTATTATAGATTTAAGAGGACTGCGAGAAGGCGTCTGGTCTTTCAAATCAATCTTATTGTCGTTATGTATTGATTTTCAGTAAGATCGACAAAAAATCTACATAAAAATCAGATGAGTGCTTTCGGCATGTTTGTGCAATCTGTTACCAAACTTCGATATTTATTGAAACATCTCGTTGCTTAAACTCAAAACTCACACTTCTCTGTTCGATTTGCCGCTTTAATCCTAAgtgtaaatagttttaattagTCTTTTCGCAACGTCTCTATGAAGGTTTCCTTATGGCagcattattttgttttgaacttTTAGCTCAAAACCAATTTATGCATTTGTTACTGTACAATCAGCAGCTCTAGACGATTAAGTTTatagaaatttaatttgtttagaaGAGAGTAGTTTCCTACAAATGCTTTCCAGAAAAAAATTGGAAGTTATATAAACATGCAAAGCAGTTTTTGGTGACAGCGAGAAAAGCCGATGGTCAATATGAATTGCTATGAAGTAGATGAACACTTCAAAACACTTATTGGATAAGGATTGCTTTGTCAGCGTAGCACGGTATTCACGTTGAAAAACCTTTGTGAGAAGCTTAGCCAAGTTTAGCCTAAACTTCTGCAAATTAGATATTTGGTTATAAAGAGTCCATATAAACTCCAAGCACTATAGTTTTAGAGAAGCATTGCGAGAAAACTACTGTGTtcgataaattaatttttagttgtgttattgttattatattaattaaagtaaaataaaaacaggatatagtttggcactctgaaggttaactttatatttttcgacacgagctatcacaagcataagcttgcttcttcaggtgtactgtgaaatCAAGCAAGAAGAAGCATGAGCAAGCAAGCTTATGCCTGCGATAGCttgtgtcgaaaaatataaagttaaccttcagagtgccaaactatatcctgtttttattttactttaaaatttggttaacatgGTTCAGacttcagacaacatcaactttaTATTAATCAAGATATGTTCTTAACTGCAGCTGtgactttttaaaattagaaagTGTGCTGTACGTGAAGTCTTTTCAGGTTCCTGTTTGAATTTTAGTTATTGTTAGACCTATACATCTTTTCTACTTTGTTGTGTTTCACATGTTTAACAAGTTTAATACTAGCAATGATCGAAGCTGataaaatgtcatataaacataatgaaaatattggGTTGTTGGAAAGCCAGGGATTTTCAAAACAGATGATCGGCGCCCAAGCTTTCCTCTTTTCAGGTAAATTACTAAATAATTATATCATTGCGTTCAGCCAATAACAATACTTGAATACAGTAATGAATACTTGAATACCAATACAGGCTGTAGCACATGGAAAGAGACGctttatggaaatttaagaAACTCCACTGGAAGAAATTACgagtaaaatttgaaaattaaataaatttgaaaaagttgtaacTTTAGTTTCTCGCATAGGCCTACTTTTctgttttcttaaaaattataggctatagttcttattttacggattttacttttttttggaaaaattggtTAACGTGACAAACAAAACATAGTTAGACTTCGTTACAGCAAATGTTAACTACTTAAGGGTTAATTTGTAATAACTCATTAGCCATAATACGTAAAGTTGCATAACGGCCGATGGTTGCTTTGTTATGCTTGTGTctgattttgttaaaatcttcACAATTGCAATTTTTCTCAGTTTTTGTTACTAACAAAACAGCATTAGCCAATTAGGCTTTCTAAAGAACTGCGGTCGCCTGAttattttaaacgtttttgctAAAAACTTATTACCACATTAATTGTATGTCCAGACTTTAGAAACTGCAGTTTAACCAACGATATAGAGAGCGAAAATCAGATTTTCCTATAGAAAGGAGTTCAGTTTGATTTTATGCAACCATTTATACTGTACAACTGTAGCAAGAAATTgcatcaaaaattaattacttTTGTGCAGTTCTTATTGTGTTTGGATTTCTACTTAACGGGTGTATCATTTGGCTGGTGTACCAAAAGCGTTCTCTGCAAACAATTACCAATATGTGGGTGGTTTCTTTATGTTTGAGCCAAGTCTTTGCTTGCACATTTTCGTTGCCCTTTGCGCTGGCGGCTGCGTTGGGGGAAGAATGGATATTCATCGGCGTGTTTTGTCAGGTTTATGGATATTGTACTCTGGTGTAAGTTAAAGTTCGATCTGCTTTGCTATAGCAATTGATTTACTTTTGaccaatcaaaaaacaaattaattatgGAATAACAATAACATTAACAATGTGATTAATTTATGTTTCAGTTTGCGAACTGTGTCGATAATATCTCTAAGTGGTATCGCTCTGGATCGTTATAATGTAATAAGCCGACCATTCTGTAGACGTGTGCAAAAGAACAAAGCTAGATGGATTATTACAGCCACTTGGTGCGCAGCTGCCGTTGGCTGTATTCCGCCATTGACCGGAATAGGCTCATTTGCGTAagattgtatttcaaaaaatgttcttgttttaaagttaacaaacaattgaAAGGTTATTGTATATGTTGCTGCAACAGGTATTCTTCAAATACGCACATGTGCCAAATGGACTGGACAGTGAAAGGGAtgggtttattttttgctgcaTTTTACATTACGTCCGTTTATGTTCAAACCATAATCTCAACCTTTTGGTcttatattttaatatataaGGTAGGTAATGTAGCTTATCTTATACATTTTTCGCAAGAAAAGCTCGAAAGACAATCAGCATGAAACTTAAGTTCAGTAATTCACAATATGTTCTTAAAGGGCAAGTccttttttcataaaatgcaTGCCGTTAAAGACCGATTGCCGTTTTACTTTCCGGACGATTGGACGAATACTGTACTTTGGTGTTCAACtaatttatgttgttttaaatcTATGAAACTGTGCTGTACAAATCAAAATTATCACtatattaaacaaacatatgGTCTCCACAACCATTATGTGATCATATTTTCATATTGCAGGTAACTACTGCTCAGGCAGACAAGTATAAGAAATCAGTATCAAGAAGTCAAAGCAACAGTCACATGACTGGACGGATTTTGTCTGGCAGCAGTCAAGGGCAGCTGAACGTGATTAAGCACAACAGTTCAAGCAGACACGGCCTGACTTTCTTGTTTACTTCACCAAACTCAATATTTACACTGAAAACGCAAAGTGAAACACGTAACGTAGACCACAAAGCGAATCAAACTATTGTCATGGTCCTATCCGTATTCTTACTGACATGGAGTCCCTATTTTGCGTTTGCTTTGTATGGAACAACGGTCACCCATTCTGGTACTACCAGTTCCTTGGCGACGCAATGGTGTGAGTTTATTGCAACTTGGTTGTCGTTTAGCACCTGTATTTGGGATCCACTTCTATATGGCGCATATACACACAACTTCAAAGAACATTTTCGGTAAAAATGAAAGAATGTTACTAAAAATGATAAACGGTGTTTAAAAAGGTTAagcttttttgaaagaaaacaaagtaatATTCAGTACATTCAAATTACTTAACGAAAACTTATAAGTTGATACGATTTTACATATTACATGAAATTTGCTTCCTAAGTTAATCGTATTTTAGAGACATTTTCCGGTGCAAACAATCTTTTAAAAGAGAAACGACTATCAACCGTACTAATCTTAAAACTTCTACAAGCCACTTCGCAACGAATCACGCAAGCACTCATAGACTTGGTGTGCAGCCGTGTCGAACGAAACGAGATTGCGAGACAAATCAAAGTACTGAGGAAGCGGTCGTTGCCAATGTCGAGGTTGTCAGTGCTCATGTTGAAGGTAtgacttataaaaataattaaatgatAACGACTTGTGTTTAACATATTAGTGTTTTTGTATGTTTGTTTTCGAGCACTGCTGGTAGTTTAAGATATGCTTTTACAAATAACCCGTTTGAACGGTTTCACACTTATCTTTTATTTCAGAAGTATATGAACGAGATGATTTTGAATCCCATAACAATATAAATTCACTTCTTAATATCAAAAAATCGTATACATTAAGTTTACGCAGAGGTCATGGTAAATATCAAGACCACACTGACACTTTAACATCAGCT
Proteins encoded in this window:
- the LOC143445828 gene encoding uncharacterized protein LOC143445828, coding for MIEADKMSYKHNENIGLLESQGFSKQMIGAQAFLFSVLIVFGFLLNGCIIWLVYQKRSLQTITNMWVVSLCLSQVFACTFSLPFALAAALGEEWIFIGVFCQVYGYCTLVLRTVSIISLSGIALDRYNVISRPFCRRVQKNKARWIITATWCAAAVGCIPPLTGIGSFAYSSNTHMCQMDWTVKGMGLFFAAFYITSVYVQTIISTFWSYILIYKVTTAQADKYKKSVSRSQSNSHMTGRILSGSSQGQLNVIKHNSSSRHGLTFLFTSPNSIFTLKTQSETRNVDHKANQTIVMVLSVFLLTWSPYFAFALYGTTVTHSGTTSSLATQWCEFIATWLSFSTCIWDPLLYGAYTHNFKEHFRDIFRCKQSFKRETTINRTNLKTSTSHFATNHASTHRLGVQPCRTKRDCETNQSTEEAVVANVEVVSAHVEEVYERDDFESHNNINSLLNIKKSYTLSLRRGHGKYQDHTDTLTSAENASFVIDDEDIPTELMLTCSRQRSLQLLNGEHKSFDCLQENERFQTKGSSNANLYTSLPTNSRKERDKRRAKLLSRYDKTKMEMSANDNDFYSLSCTSMNVNTISSTEKCNPPIERQKDLPLSPTVSSIGFGQGHSSETMRFSYESEMKSWNSQTVTTRQAQQKKNDPLKEIFEASDFHESTA